In a single window of the Acipenser ruthenus chromosome 8, fAciRut3.2 maternal haplotype, whole genome shotgun sequence genome:
- the LOC117972935 gene encoding olfactory receptor 2AT4-like, producing MSKDNQTYFSEFLIVGFPGLLPKYYPLVSSFFFLVYLATFVGNSLILGLVVSEKSLHKPMYFIICNLAVSDLLFSTLTLPKIIARYWFNAGAIPFTACFMQMYLVHYLGSVNSFILMVMAIDRYVAIRNPLRYQSIMSSTTVFNLCAFSWLITLIFPAVITIRAFPLSYCRSNAIIHCYCDHIGITQLACTDITSYSLLAFIFAMLVLLLPLSFIIFSYIQIVISVLKIASPQGRYKTFSTCSVQLIIIALYYVPRSFVYMANRFQITINTDFRILMIVMYSLLPPMINPLIYFLRTKEIKTSLLKKLRVKRVTNFHENTSCPVCN from the coding sequence ATGTCAAAAGATAACCAAACGTACTTCAGTGAGTTTCTCATTGTGGGTTTCCCAGGACTTCTACCTAAGTATTACCCACTGGTGTCATCGTTTTTTTTTCTAGTCTACCTGGCAACTTTTGTTGGGAACAGTCTCATTTTGGGTTTAGTAGTTTCAGAGAAAAGTCTACACAAACCTATGTATTTCATCATTTGCAACCTTGCTGTGTCAGATCTGCTGTTCAGCACGCTCACTCTGCCAAAAATAATCGCCAGGTACTGGTTTAACGCTGGAGCCATTCCATTTACAGCTTGCTTTATGCAGATGTATTTAGTGCATTATTTGGGATCCGTAAATTCGTTTATCTTAATGGTAATGGCTATAGATCGGTACGTTGCAATACGCAATCCTCTCAGATACCAATCAATAATGAGCAGCACAACTGTCTTTAATCTTTGTGCTTTCTCCTGGCTCATAACCCTGATATTCCCCGCTGTCATAACCATCCGAGCATTCCCTTTGTCTTACTGCAGATCCAATGCTATTATTCACTGTTATTGTGACCACATTGGTATAACTCAGCTAGCATGTACAGACATCACATCATATTCTCTGTTGGCGTTTATTTTTGCTATGCTGGTGTTGCTGCTGCCCCTCTCTTTCATCATATTTTCTTACATACAAATTGTTATCTCTGTCCTAAAGATTGCAAGTCCTCAAGGTCGGTACAAAACATTTTCTACTTGCAGTGTTCAGTTGATCATCATTGCTTTATATTATGTGCCAAGATCTTTTGTTTACATGGCAAACAGGTTTCAAATAACAATCAACACTGATTTCCGCATCCTTATGATAGTGATGTATAGTCTTCTACCGCCAATGATAAACCCATTGATATACTTCCTAAGGACAAAAGAAATCAAAACAAGTTTATTGAAAAAGTTAAGGGTTAAACGAGTGACTAACTTTCACGAAAATACCAGTTGTCCTGTTTGCAACTAA
- the LOC131737825 gene encoding ubiquitin-like protein 3 codes for MSSSTPADMINLRLILVSGKTKEFLFSPNDSAADIAKHVYDNWPMDWEEEQVSSPNILRLIYQGRFLHGNVTLGALKLPLGKTTVMHLVARETLPEPNSQGQRNREKTGESNCCVIL; via the exons ATCAACTTGCGGCTCATCTTGGTGAGTGGAAAAACAAAAGAATTTTTGTTTTCACCTAATGATTCAGCTGCAGACATTGCCAAACATGTGTATGACAACTGGCCAATGG ACTGGGAAGAAGAGCAGGTCAGCAGCCCAAATATTTTACGACTTATCTACCAGGGACGGTTTCTGCATGGCAATGTGACACTAGGAG CATTAAAGCTTCCCCTTGGCAAAACCACAGTGATGCATTTAGTAGCCAGAGAGACATTACCAGAGCCAAATTCCCAAg GTCAAAGGAACCGTGAAAAAACAGGAGAAAGCAACTGCTGTGTGATTCTGTAA
- the LOC117972934 gene encoding olfactory receptor 10G4-like, with product MELGWKMQILSDSNHTNVAEFVFVGFTGVRQAPQLIGVTFLIIYLLTLLGNLFILYVIKQQEKLQTPMYIIICNLALSDIIYSTVISPKLIQSYLFDLNAIQFHVCFIQMYFLHFAGSVDSFMMLVMALDRYVSICFPLRYPALITNKNAQILCIVAWMLGAISPLPPVSFAAILPYCGPNKVNHLYCEHRSVARLACTDTTFNMLLSVIIACLVLIVPFSIILLSYLKIIITVLKISTSEGRKKAFYTCSTQLIVISIYFIPRLFVYIAAMVGVYMPDVARVSLGVMYCLLPPLANPVIYSFRTKEIKQLIFKSFKLKTVVPREDTVGNICA from the coding sequence ATGGAATTGGGATGGAAAATGCAGATTTTGTCTGACTCAAATCACacaaatgttgctgaatttgttttTGTAGGCTTTACTGGCGTAAGACAAGCTCCACAGTTAATAGGAGTCACGTTTCTTATCATCTATCTATTGACTCTTCTTGGCAACCTTTTCATTTTATATGTGATCAAACAGCAAGAAAAATTACAAACTCCAATGTATATTATTATCTGTAACCTTGCTTTGTCTGATATCATATACAGCACAGTTATAAGCCCTAAACTTATACAGTCCTATCTGTTTGACTTGAATGCAATACAATTCCATGTGTGTTTcatccaaatgtattttttacactttgctgGCTCGGTGGATTCTTTCATGATGCTTGTGATGGCACTAGACCGCTATGTTTCAATATGTTTCCCTTTAAGGTACCCTGCTTTAATTAccaataaaaatgcacaaatcCTGTGCATTGTAGCCTGGATGTTGGGAGCAATCAGTCCACTGCCTCCAGTTAGCTTTGCTGCTATACTTCCTTACTGTGGTCCTAATAAGGTAAACCATTTGTACTGTGAACATCGTTCAGTCGCCAGACTCGCCTGCACTGACACAACTTTCAATATGCTTTTGTCAGTTATAATAGCATGTTTAGTCTTAATTGTTCCATTTTCGATTATTTTgctttcttatttaaaaataatcatcACTGTACTTAAGATCTCAACATCAGAAGGTAGAAAGAAGGCATTTTACACATGTAGCACACAGCTTATTGTGATTTCCATTTATTTCATACCaagattatttgtatatattgctGCAATGGTTGGGGTTTACATGCCAGATGTGGCCCGTGTCTCTTTGGGTGTCATGTACTGCCTCCTACCTCCATTAGCAAACCCAGTAATCTATAGTTTTAGGACTAAAGAAATCAAGCAGTTAATTTTCAAATCGTTTAAACTGAAAACAGTTGTTCCCAGAGAGGACACAGTGGGAAATATTTGTGCTTGA